The Anabas testudineus chromosome 11, fAnaTes1.2, whole genome shotgun sequence genome has a segment encoding these proteins:
- the tap2a gene encoding antigen peptide transporter 2a — protein MKSKRLVLHQSRSYEDDSQWKMAGNTETIIHKVVALILAVSIDLSLFYASDFVVIRGVLGHFTRLWVSAALRFLALTAVTLLILGDFKPILIRFITVYSLLPAVFETGTKLFYHEDTQCGQLADLRCWLMSVGAMVGAALFWEITFPDTNESAAGKESKQKSRALLIRVLRLSKPDYPLMLGALVFLSLAVIFEMFIPFYTGRVIDILGGQYQQSEFLYALLFMGLYSVGSSVSAGCRGGLFMCGISSLTCRIKVNLFEAFTKQEIGFFEKTKTGEITSRLSRDTTLMGRTVCLNVNVLLRTFIKTVGMISLMMSLSSKLTFLVLMETPITGLIQNTYDTHYQRLSLAVQDSLASANTAVNEVVSGIRVIRSFKTEKLEFNRYDDRLMDIRALKMHRDMIRYVYLLARRLTGLVMQVVMLYYGRLFIRSGHMSTGSLVSFIIYQSDLGRNIRTLTYIFGAMLNSVGAAGKVFEYQDRKPEVSTDGKLKPDQLKGHVNFHGVNFTYPTDQNKTVLQNLSLELKPGQMTALVGPSGEGKSTCVSLLERFYEPQDGEILLDNEPLKSYDHRYLHKKVAVVSQDPVLFSGSIRDNITYGLPECSLKEIQEAARKANAHDFIMQLHKGYDAEVGEGGGQLSKSEKQRIAIARALVRQPQVLILDEITSSLDVESENKVQQALANCPNQTLLVIAHKLKTIEKADQIVVISGGRVEERGTHEELMDKKGSYYKLRENLFTDNGGD, from the exons ATGAAATCTAAAAGACTGGTCCTGCATCAGAGCAGGTCATACGAGGACGACAGTCAGTGGAAAATGGCAGGCAACACAGAAACGATAATTCACAAAGTCGTTGCTTTGATTTTAGCAGTTAGCATCGACCTTTCCTTGTTTTACGCGTCAGATTTTGTGGTAATTCGAGGCGTACTTGGACATTTTACGCGTCTCTGGGTTTCTGCGGCTCTGCGGTTCCTAGCTTTAACTGCTGTGACTCTACTCATCTTGGGAGACTTCAAACCGATATTGATTCGTTTTATAACCGTGTACAGTTTGCTGCCCGCGGTGTTTGAGACCGGGACCAAGCTGTTTTACCATGAGGACACTCAGTGTGGTCAACTGGCGGATCTGCGCTGCTGGCTCATGTCCGTCGGAGCGATGGTGGGTGCTGCACTGTTTTGGGAGATCACCTTCCCGGACACAAATGAATCTGCCGCCGGTaaagaaagcaaacagaagTCCAGAGCACTGCTTATAAGAGTCCTACGCCTGTCTAAACCCGACTATCCCCTGATGCTTGGGGCACTCGTGTTCCTGTCTTTGGCTGTTATCT TTGAGATGTTCATCCCGTTCTACACAGGAAGAGTCATAGACATCTTGGGTGGTCAGTACCAGCAGAGTGAATTCCTGTATGCTCTCCTCTTCATGGGGCTGTACTCTGTGGGAAG CTCTGTGAGTGCAGGATGCAGAGGGGGTCTCTTCATGTGTGGCATCAGTTCTTTAACTTGCAGAATAAAAGTCAATTTGTTTGAGGCATTTACCAAACAGGAAATTGGATTCtttgagaaaacaaagacag GTGAGATCACGTCCAGGTTGTCTAGAGATACCACCCTGATGGGAAGAACAGTGTGTCTCAATGTCAACGTGCTACTGAGGACATTCATCAAGACTGTGGGTATGATCTCCCTAATGATGAGTCTTTCCTCGAAGCTCACGTTCCTCGTCTTGATGGAGACACCGATTACTGGCCTCATTCAGAATACATATGACACACACTACCAG AGACTGTCCTTGGCTGTGCAGGATTCGTTGGCTTCAGCAAACACAGCTGTAAATGAGGTAGTTTCTGGTATTCGTGTGATACGgagttttaaaacagaaaaactcgAGTTTAATCGCTATGATGATCGCTTGATGGACATTCGTGCCCTTAAGATGCATCGGGACATGATCAGATATGTTTACTTACTTGCGCGAAGG ttGACAGGATTAGTCATGCAGGTGGTCATGTTGTACTACGGCAGGCTCTTCATACGGAGTGGACACATGTCCACGGGAAGTCTGGTTTCCTTCATCATTTATCAGTCAGACCTTGGAAGAAACATCAGG ACTCTCACCTACATTTTTGGTGCAATGCTGAACTCAGTGGGGGCTGCTGGCAAAGTGTTTGAATACCAGGACCGGAAACCTGAGGTCAGCACAGATGGGAAACTCAAACCTGATCAGCTGAAAGGGCATGTCAACTTTCATGGTGTTAACTTTACCTACCCCACAGATCAGAACAAAACAGTCCTACAG AACTTATCCTTGGAGCTGAAACCAGGTCAGATGACAGCACTGGTCGGTCCATCTGGAGAAGGAAAAAGCACTTGTGTGAGTCTGCTGGAAAGATTCTACGAGCCGCAGGATGGAGAAATCCTGTTGGACAATGAACCACTAAAATCCTATGACCACCGTTACCTTCATAAGAAG GTTGCAGTAGTGAGCCAAGACCCTGTCCTCTTCTCTGGCTCCATCAGAGACAACATCACCTATGGGCTTCCTGAATGTTCACTGAAAGAGATCCAAGAGGCGGCACGCAAAGCCAACGCCCATGACTTCATCATGCAGCTGCATAAAGGCTACGATGCAG AGGTGGGTGAGGGTGGTGGTCAATTATCCAAGAGTGAAAAGCAGCGGATCGCCATTGCTCGAGCACTGGTCAGACAGCCACAAGTTCTCATTCTGGATGAAATAACCAGCTCTCTGGATGTTGAGAGTGAAAATAAG GTGCAGCAGGCCCTGGCTAACTGTCCCAACCAGACCCTTCTGGTGATCGCTCACAAGCTGAAGACCATTGAGAAGGCCGATCAGATTGTTGTGATCAGTGGAGGCAGAGTTGAGGAACGAGGAACTCACGAGGAGCTGATGGACAAGAAGGGGAGCTACTATAAACTGAGAGAGAATCTCTTTACAGATAATGGTGGAGATTGA
- the psmb9a gene encoding proteasome subunit beta type-9a — protein MLEETEPEWLSEEVKTGTTIIGIEYDGGVVLGSDSRVSAGATVVNRVMNKLSPLHDKIYCALSGSAADAQTIAEIVNYQLDVHSMEIGEDPQVRSAATLVKNISYKYKEELSAHLIVAGWDRRDGGQVFATLNGLLTRQPFAVGGSGSSYIYGFVDAEYHRGMNKEECQQFVVNTLSLAMNRDGSSGGVAYIVTIDEHSTEEKVVLGNDLPTFFDQ, from the exons ATGTTGGAAGAAACTGAGCCAGAGTGGTTGTCGGAGGAGGTGAAAACTGGA ACAACCATTATTGGAATAGAATATGATGGAGGGGTCGTGTTGGGGTCTGATTCCCGAGTGTCCGCAGG AGCAACAGTGGTGAACAGGGTGATGAACAAACTGTCTCCTCTTCATGATAAGATCTACTGTGCCCTGTCTGGATCTGCAGCAGACGCTCAGACCATCGCTGAGATCGTCAACTATCAGCTGGATGTTCACAG TATGGAGATAGGTGAGGACCCTCAGGTTCGCTCCGCAGCTACTCTGGTGAAGAACATCTCATACAAGTACAAGGAGGAGCTGTCAGCTCATCTCATTGTGGCCGGCTGGGACAGAAGAGATGGAGGGCAG GTGTTTGCAACTCTGAATGGTCTCCTGACAAGACAACCTTTTGCAGTCGGCGGCTCTGGCAGCTCATACATTTATGGTTTTGTTGATGCTGAGTATCACAGAGGAATGAACAAGGAGGAGTGCCAGCAATTTGTTGTCAACA CTCTCTCTTTGGCAATGAACCGTGACGGCTCCAGTGGCGGAGTGGCCTATATCGTTACCATCGatgaacacagcacagaagaGAAAGTCGTTCTAGGAAATGACTTACCCACCTTCTTTGATCAGTGA
- the psmb12 gene encoding proteasome 20S subunit beta 12 codes for MEKHCTDSRVKGVSTGTTILAAVFDGGVVIGSDSRASMGGDYVSSKMINKLIQVHDRIFACIAGSLADAQAVTKAAKFHLSFHSVQMETPPLVIAAASVLKDLCYKNKEELQAGFLTAGWDKKKGPQVYVVSLGGMLISQPVTIGGSGSTYIYGYVDAKYKPNMNREECLQFATNALALAMGRDNVSGGVAHLVVITEKGVEHVVVPGDKLPKFHDE; via the exons atggagaaacactGCACGGACTCACGAGTCAAAGGAGTCAGCACAGGG ACCACCATCCTGGCTGCTGTTTTTGATGGAGGTGTTGTGATTGGTTCAGATTCCAGAGCTTCAATGGGAGG GGATTATGTTTCATCTAAGATGATCAACAAGTTAATTCAGGTTCATGACCGGATCTTTGCCTGTATAGCCGGCTCCCTCGCAGACGCTCAGGCCGTCACCAAGGCTGCAAAgtttcatctctctttccacag TGTCCAGATGGAGACACCTCCACTGGTGATCGCAGCAGCATCGGTGCTGAAAGATCTgtgttacaaaaacaaagaggagcTGCAGGCCGGCTTCCTCACAGCAGGCTGGGACAAGAAGAAAGGACCACAG GTGTACGTTGTGTCTCTAGGTGGGATGTTAATCAGTCAGCCGGTTACCATCGGGGGCTCAGGCAGCACTTACATCTACGGCTACGTTGATGCTAAATACAAACCCAACATGAACAGAGAGGAATGTCTACAGTTTGCTACTAATG CTCTTGCTTTGGCCATGGGCAGAGACAACGTCAGTGGGGGTGTAGCTCACCTGGTGGTGATCACAGAAAAAGGTGTTGAACATGTGGTCGTACCTGGTGACAAGTTGCCCAAGTTCCATGATGAGTGA
- the psmb13a gene encoding proteasome 20S subunit beta 13a produces the protein MALMSNVLEIPAAGFNFDNTTRNAALEDLFRAGEAPKPLKTGTTIAGVVFKDGVVLGADTRATSSEVVAEKMCAKIHYISPNIYCCGAGTAADTEKTTDILSSNLSIFSLNSGRNPRVVMAVNILQDMLYRYHGQIGANLILGGVDCTGNHLYTVGPYGSVNKVPYLAMGSGDLAALGILEDGFKHDLELKEAKELVRVAIHAGIMCDLGSGSNIDICVITRPGVDYIRPYQESEYKDKRTMNYRYRPGTTAVLTEKVVPLKLEVVTETVQLMDTA, from the exons ATGGCGCTAATGTCTAATGTCCTCGAAATCCCCGCAGCAGGGTTCAACTTCGACAACACGACAAG AAATGCTGCATTAGAGGATCTTTTTAGAGCTGGAGAGGCTCCTAAACCTCTGAAAACAGGCACCACGATAGCAGGAGTGGTGTTCAAG GATGGGGTGGTACTGGGAGCAGACACAAGAGCAACCTCCAGCGAAGTGGTGGCCGAGAAGATGTGTGCGAAGATCCACTACATTTCTCCAAATATATA ttgttgtggagcaggaacagcagcagacacagaaaagacCACAGACATTCTGTCCTCCAacctctccatcttctctctgaACAGTGGGAGGAACCCTCGTGTTGTTATGGCTGTTAACATACTACAGGACATGTTGTACAG GTATCACGGCCAAATTGGTGCCAATCTAATACTGGGAGGAGTAGATTGTACTGGGAATCACCTGTACACAGTGGGGCCATATGGGAGTGTAAATAAGGTGCCTTACCTTGCAATGG GATCTGGTGATCTGGCTGCTCTTGGGATTTTAGAGGATGGATTCAAACATGACCTGGAG CTGAAGGAGGCGAAGGAGCTGGTACGAGTCGCCATCCACGCAGGAATCATGTGTGACCTCGGATCAGGCAGCAACATCGACATCTGTGTCATCACGAGACCAGGAGTGGACTACATCAGACCGTACCAGGAGTCAGAGTACAAAGACAAAAG GACAATGAACTACAGATATCGTCCAGGCACGACAGCGGTTCTCACAGAGAAAGTCGTCCCCTTAAAGCTGGAGGTTGTAACAGAGACTGTGCAGCTGATGGACACAGCCTGA
- the psmb8a gene encoding proteasome subunit beta type-8a isoform X1, protein MALLDVSGFKSYSEIREQILPVRQTQLVDRTNHYSFGTKTQEFAVPVGVDPSGFLKSCNSDGGVCIEMNHGTTTLAFKFRHGVIVAVDSRASAGRYLASNDVNKVIEINPYLLGTMSGSAADCQYWERLLAKECRLYRLRNNQRISVAAASKLLCNMMLGYRGMGLSMGSMICGWDKQGPGLYYVDDNGTRMSGRMFSTGCGNSYAYGVVDSGYREDMTVEEAYELGRRGIAHATHRDAYSGGVVNMYHMQEGGWIKVCKEDVSELIHRYRKGMF, encoded by the exons ATGGCTCTTCTCGATGTAAGTGGTTTTAAGTCTTATTCTGAAATCCGTGAGCAGATTCTTCCAGTAAGACAGACGCAGCTCGTCGACCGAACCAACCACTACAGTTTCGGGACCAAAACTCAAGAATTTGCTGTTCCCGTGGGTGTAGAC CCCTCTGGGTTTCTGAAGTCCTGCAACAGTGATGGAGGTGTGTGTATTGAGATGAACCATGGTACAACTACACTCGCTTTTAAGTTCAGACATGGAGTCATCGTGGCTGTGGACTCCAGAGCCTCAGCTGGACGATACTTAG CATCAAACGATGTTAACAAGGTGATAGAGATCAACCCGTACCTGCTGGGCACCATGTCCGGCAGTGCTGCAGACTGTCAGTACTGGGAGAGACTCCTAGCTAAAGAATGCAG GCTTTACAGGCTGAGGAACAACCAGAGGATCTCTGTGGCTGCCGCCTCCAAGCTGTTGTGTAACATGATGTTGGGTTACAGAGGCATGGGTCTGTCTATGGGAAGCATGATCTGTGGATGGGACAAGCAG GGTCCTGGTCTGTACTACGTGGACGACAATGGGACACGCATGTCTGGTCGTATGTTCTCCACTGGCTGTGGGAACAGTTACGCCTACGGTGTTGTAGACAGTGGATACAGAGAAGACATGACAGTAGAGGAGGCGTATGAACTGGGCCGTCGGGGCATCGCTCATGCTACTCATAGAGACGCCTACTCTGGTGGAGTGGTCAACA tgtaCCACATGCAGGAAGGAGGCTGGATAAAAGTTTGCAAGGAGGACGTATCAGAGTTGATCCATCGATACAGGAAGGGAATGTTCTGA
- the psmb8a gene encoding proteasome subunit beta type-8a isoform X2, whose product MALLDVSGFKSYSEIREQILPVRQTQLVDRTNHYSFGTKTQEFAVPVGVDPSGFLKSCNSDGGVCIEMNHGTTTLAFKFRHGVIVAVDSRASAGRYLASNDVNKVIEINPYLLGTMSGSAADCQYWERLLAKECRLYRLRNNQRISVAAASKLLCNMMLGYRGMGLSMGSMICGWDKQGPGLYYVDDNGTRMSGRMFSTGCGNSYAYGVVDSGYREDMTVEEAYELGRRGIAHATHRDAYSGGVVNRVSRRISHPGDSS is encoded by the exons ATGGCTCTTCTCGATGTAAGTGGTTTTAAGTCTTATTCTGAAATCCGTGAGCAGATTCTTCCAGTAAGACAGACGCAGCTCGTCGACCGAACCAACCACTACAGTTTCGGGACCAAAACTCAAGAATTTGCTGTTCCCGTGGGTGTAGAC CCCTCTGGGTTTCTGAAGTCCTGCAACAGTGATGGAGGTGTGTGTATTGAGATGAACCATGGTACAACTACACTCGCTTTTAAGTTCAGACATGGAGTCATCGTGGCTGTGGACTCCAGAGCCTCAGCTGGACGATACTTAG CATCAAACGATGTTAACAAGGTGATAGAGATCAACCCGTACCTGCTGGGCACCATGTCCGGCAGTGCTGCAGACTGTCAGTACTGGGAGAGACTCCTAGCTAAAGAATGCAG GCTTTACAGGCTGAGGAACAACCAGAGGATCTCTGTGGCTGCCGCCTCCAAGCTGTTGTGTAACATGATGTTGGGTTACAGAGGCATGGGTCTGTCTATGGGAAGCATGATCTGTGGATGGGACAAGCAG GGTCCTGGTCTGTACTACGTGGACGACAATGGGACACGCATGTCTGGTCGTATGTTCTCCACTGGCTGTGGGAACAGTTACGCCTACGGTGTTGTAGACAGTGGATACAGAGAAGACATGACAGTAGAGGAGGCGTATGAACTGGGCCGTCGGGGCATCGCTCATGCTACTCATAGAGACGCCTACTCTGGTGGAGTGGTCAACA GAGTTTCCCGCAGGATTTCACACCCAGGTGACAGTTCCTGA
- the LOC113155505 gene encoding class I histocompatibility antigen, F10 alpha chain-like, translating into MKVLIFLALLGFQGAAAVTHSLKYFYTGSSQVPNFPEFVAVGMVDEVQISYYDSNIRREQIKQDWMNKVTEDDPQYLERNTDISLGTQQVFKAAIEILKQRFNQTGGVHIIQEMYGCDWDDETGEVTGYYQDSYDGEDFVSFDLKTETWIAPTPQAVITKHKWDQNKGYVAQWINYLTQICPDWVKKYVNYGKSSLLRTDLPSVSLLQKTPSSPVSCHATGFYPDRASMFWRKDGEEIHEDVDHGEILPNHDGTFQMSVDLDLSSVKPEDWSRYDCVFQLYGAEDDVTKLEKAVIKRNGKT; encoded by the exons ATGAAGGTCTTGATTTTTCTGGCTCTCCTTGGATTCCAGGGAGCGGCGGCCG TGACTCACTCTCTGAAGTATTTCTACACTGGATCCTCACAAGTCCCAAACTTCCCAGAGTTTGTGGCTGTTGGGATGGTTGATGAAGTTCAGATCTCTTACTATGACAGTAACATCAGGAGAGAACAAATCAAACAGGACTGGATGAACAAAGTCACAGAAGATGATCCACAGTACTTGGAGAGGAACACTGATATCTCATTGGGTACCCAGCAGGTCTTCAAAGCCGCCATTGAAATTCTAAAGCAGCGTTTCAACCAAACTGGAG gtgtTCACATTATCCAAGAGATGTACGGCTGTGATTGGGATGATGAGACTGGAGAGGTCACCGGTTATTATCAGGACAGTTATGATGGAGAAGACTTTGTATCATTTGATCTGAAGACAGAGACATGGATCGCTCCAACACCACAGGCTGTCATCACTAAACACAAGTGGGATCAGAACAAAGGTTATGTCGCACAGTGGATAAACTATCTCACCCAGATTTGTCCTGACTGGGTGAAGAAATATGTGAACTATGGAAAGAGCTCTCTGCTGAGAACAG ATCTCccctcagtgtctctcctccagaagactccctcctctccagtcagctgccacGCTACAGGTTTCTACCCTGACAGAGCCTCAatgttctggaggaaagatggagaggagattcaTGAGGACGTGGACCATGGAGAGATCCTCCCCAACCATGATGGGACCTTCCAGATGAGTGTTGACTTGGACCTTtcctcagtcaaacctgaagactggagcaggtacgactgtgtgtttcagctctaTGGTGCGGAGGATGATGTTACCAAACTGGAAAAAGCTGTGATCAAGAGAAATGGTAAGACTTGA